One Nitrosopumilus piranensis genomic region harbors:
- a CDS encoding MFS transporter has product MNKVLILVNITGLIIGISYGLHGPILPVFAKNVIGATYSELGFIGLANFIPYMFIPLFVGILLDRFNNGYLLALGTAINSTSIYLLSIAQLVPEIMGFRIMTGVAHAFFWPPCESIISNESSEKNRVKNISWFTMFFVIGFMVGPLLGTVFLEGLDITYRILFQITAFILAATLISSILVSRKSVRNHHEHFSFSSIKEMKRFPEVIILLLFCTSSFGIILTIYPAFLNDNGMTDTDILLLFFVFGISRVVSLALAGKFARKTSQTLIAAVFAVSAGLAISVVADSIATFAIALVLMGFGFSIFFPLTLEIILSKTKKGISGKIIGAYETVFGMGWAIGPTIGGPLTQSLGDNTPYIVFCIIGIGVALLAITYRKKLEPQRTLY; this is encoded by the coding sequence ATGAATAAAGTTCTGATTCTAGTAAACATTACAGGTCTAATCATTGGAATTTCTTATGGACTGCATGGTCCAATTCTTCCAGTATTTGCAAAAAATGTTATAGGTGCAACGTACTCTGAACTTGGTTTTATCGGATTAGCTAATTTCATCCCTTACATGTTCATCCCATTGTTTGTAGGAATTCTTCTTGATAGATTCAATAATGGATATCTTTTAGCATTAGGAACCGCAATAAACTCTACATCAATTTATCTTCTATCAATTGCACAATTAGTTCCTGAAATTATGGGATTCAGAATAATGACGGGTGTAGCTCATGCATTTTTTTGGCCACCATGTGAATCGATCATATCAAATGAAAGTTCTGAGAAAAACAGAGTAAAAAACATCTCATGGTTTACAATGTTTTTTGTTATTGGATTCATGGTCGGACCATTACTAGGAACAGTATTTTTAGAAGGGTTAGACATTACATACAGAATCCTATTTCAAATTACAGCGTTCATTCTAGCAGCTACGCTGATTTCTTCAATACTAGTTTCAAGAAAAAGTGTTAGAAATCATCATGAACATTTTTCATTTTCATCAATCAAGGAAATGAAGAGGTTTCCTGAAGTCATAATTTTACTACTTTTTTGTACATCATCATTTGGCATAATTTTGACAATTTATCCTGCATTTCTAAATGATAATGGGATGACAGATACTGATATTTTGTTACTGTTTTTTGTTTTTGGGATTTCACGTGTGGTATCACTTGCACTGGCAGGAAAGTTTGCAAGAAAGACAAGTCAAACTTTGATTGCTGCAGTGTTTGCAGTATCAGCAGGGCTTGCAATATCAGTGGTTGCAGACTCTATTGCCACTTTTGCAATAGCACTAGTATTGATGGGATTTGGATTTAGCATATTTTTCCCACTAACTTTAGAGATTATTTTGAGCAAGACCAAAAAAGGCATCTCAGGAAAAATTATTGGTGCATATGAAACAGTTTTTGGAATGGGTTGGGCAATAGGGCCAACTATCGGAGGACCATTAACACAATCCTTAGGAGATAATACACCATACATAGTATTTTGTATCATAGGAATTGGAGTAGCACTACTAGCAATTACATATAGAAAGAAATTGGAACCACAAAGAACTTTGTATTAG
- a CDS encoding class I SAM-dependent methyltransferase: MGLGSYWGEVMEVLREIIPVYDKVNSIISLGKDVEHRNRGISKRVVPGNKILDAGSGFGNMSKTALKLTDGKITVTLYDPLVPMLKNTGTHFDKTPNMANGVFEHIPFRDEEFDAVLCGYSLRDAINLRIAISEIHRVLKKEGRFVIVDLGKPDEALIRAGVSFYLRCILPILAFIAGGRLGLKFGTLYGTFKRWPQNKKLESLLLEKFSRVEFEKDLMGGAIMVAAYK, translated from the coding sequence ATGGGTTTAGGAAGTTATTGGGGCGAAGTAATGGAAGTGCTTCGTGAAATTATTCCAGTTTATGATAAAGTAAATTCAATCATATCATTAGGAAAAGATGTAGAGCACCGAAATCGTGGTATTTCAAAGAGGGTTGTTCCTGGAAACAAAATACTTGATGCAGGTTCAGGTTTTGGCAACATGTCAAAGACTGCTCTAAAGTTAACTGATGGAAAAATTACAGTTACACTTTACGATCCTTTAGTTCCAATGCTCAAGAATACTGGTACTCATTTTGATAAAACACCTAACATGGCAAATGGTGTTTTTGAACACATTCCATTTAGAGATGAAGAGTTTGATGCAGTATTGTGTGGTTATTCCTTAAGGGACGCAATAAATCTAAGAATTGCAATTAGTGAGATTCACAGAGTTTTAAAAAAAGAAGGAAGGTTTGTGATTGTAGATTTGGGAAAGCCAGATGAAGCATTAATCAGAGCAGGAGTTTCATTTTATCTTAGATGTATTTTACCAATTCTTGCATTTATTGCGGGAGGTAGACTAGGATTGAAGTTTGGAACACTCTATGGAACTTTCAAAAGATGGCCTCAAAACAAAAAGCTCGAAAGTCTGTTGCTCGAAAAATTCTCTAGAGTTGAATTTGAGAAAGATCTTATGGGCGGAGCAATAATGGTTGCAGCATACAAATGA
- a CDS encoding archaeal proteasome endopeptidase complex subunit alpha: MMASRGYDMTPTMYSPDGRIYQVEYAIETVKRGTLAIGVLSKEGVIMAVEEKPRTLQSTDVTQKIFQVDYHIGVAAAGYIPDARVQVDSARFFSQGNRMTYDESVEVATVAKHLADQAHQFTQYGGVRPNGVSMIIAGVDQKGESIYVTDPSGTYVQFAAIAIGAGSDDVNAFLEKNYKDDLSLEDAAALAIAAIKLKAEQKEGVNDIKMAKISSESKIFEKVSEADLQKYSQTASKFVP; the protein is encoded by the coding sequence ATGATGGCATCACGTGGTTACGATATGACCCCTACCATGTATTCTCCAGACGGCAGAATTTACCAAGTAGAATACGCAATTGAGACCGTAAAAAGAGGAACTCTAGCAATTGGAGTTCTTAGTAAGGAAGGAGTCATCATGGCAGTTGAAGAAAAGCCTCGTACATTACAAAGTACAGATGTTACACAGAAAATTTTCCAAGTAGATTATCATATAGGAGTTGCAGCTGCAGGATACATTCCTGATGCACGTGTTCAAGTTGACAGTGCAAGATTCTTTTCACAAGGAAACAGAATGACATATGACGAATCAGTTGAAGTTGCAACAGTTGCAAAACATCTAGCAGATCAAGCACATCAATTCACTCAATATGGAGGAGTTCGTCCAAATGGAGTTTCAATGATTATTGCAGGTGTTGATCAAAAAGGAGAATCAATCTATGTAACAGATCCTAGTGGAACTTATGTTCAATTTGCAGCAATTGCAATTGGAGCAGGTTCTGATGATGTAAATGCATTTTTGGAGAAAAATTACAAAGATGATTTGAGTTTGGAGGATGCAGCAGCATTAGCAATTGCAGCAATTAAACTAAAGGCAGAACAAAAAGAAGGAGTCAACGACATCAAAATGGCAAAGATTTCATCAGAATCCAAGATATTTGAGAAAGTTTCTGAAGCAGATTTACAAAAATATTCTCAAACCGCATCAAAGTTTGTTCCATAA
- a CDS encoding ArsR/SmtB family transcription factor, which translates to MVNQLLEFKKTLRSRQVSEQRKPDRQTRKLLLYLFTSTRGGFTRLRIIMSLLEKPYNTHQLSQELDLDYKAIQHHMKVLEKNNMVSKIGEKYGAIFHLSNFLEMNIAALDEAIDKLDRKLNHKKVYI; encoded by the coding sequence ATGGTAAACCAATTACTTGAATTCAAGAAAACCCTTAGATCCAGACAAGTCTCTGAACAAAGAAAGCCTGACAGGCAAACTAGAAAATTATTACTTTATTTGTTTACTAGCACTAGAGGTGGGTTTACCCGATTGCGAATTATTATGAGCCTGCTTGAAAAACCATACAATACTCACCAGTTATCCCAAGAACTTGATCTTGATTACAAAGCCATACAGCATCACATGAAAGTACTTGAGAAAAACAATATGGTTTCTAAAATTGGTGAAAAATACGGTGCAATTTTTCACTTGTCAAACTTCCTTGAAATGAATATCGCTGCTTTAGATGAAGCAATTGATAAACTAGATAGAAAGTTGAATCACAAAAAAGTCTACATCTAA